A single window of Arvicola amphibius chromosome 15, mArvAmp1.2, whole genome shotgun sequence DNA harbors:
- the LOC119801886 gene encoding zinc finger protein 564-like isoform X1 — MGEPGSHDMHAVTYDDVRVDFTWEEWTLLDPLQKNLYKNVMLETYRNLTATGYRWEDHTVLRNTVKVLKNMEGMKEVILGRNLLYILNLLKPLHMTVIFKCMKEHMVVRNSINVINVGKSLSDTLVS, encoded by the exons ATGGGCGAGCCGGGAAGCCACGACATG CatgcagtgacctatgatgatgtgcGTGTTGACTTCACTTGGGAAGAGTGGACTTTACTGGATCCTTTGCAGAAGAATCTTTACAAaaatgtgatgctggagacctacaggaaCCTCACTGCCACAG GGTACAGGTGGGAAGACCACACAGTATTGAGGAACACCGTCAAAGTTCTCAAAAACATGGAAG GcatgaaagaagtcatactggGAAGAAACCTTCTGTATATCCTCAATCTTTTAAAACCTTTGCATATGacagtcatcttcaaatgcatGAAAGAACACATGGTTGTGAGAAActctataaatgtaatcaatgtgggaAAGTCTTTGAGCGACACTCTGGTCTCCTAA